The sequence below is a genomic window from Xiphophorus maculatus strain JP 163 A chromosome 10, X_maculatus-5.0-male, whole genome shotgun sequence.
cgccccctggtggataGTCCCTGACAGACGGTCAGGACATGAAATGGCAAAAGGACAAAGTGGTCAACATGCCTTCAGACCTTTCTGGGAAAAGATTGACTTGTGAACATCTCTGTAATAAGATTGAACTATTCTATAACTATTTATCTGTATTATTCATTAAAACAGAcaactacaaagaaaaatacactgATATGCATTGGTTAAGTAAATGGAACCAAACTGAATTGCTTACAGGTATGAAATGAAAGTAGATTGGAACAAAATGgcacaaaatgaagaaaatcacTATTAAAGGCTAGAAGAAGATGATGAGTTTACTCCCCAAATTCTGATCTGATGGGATCTGACACCTGACCCAAAGAACCCGGTTCTAGAGACATGAAGACCTGCTCGGTGTTCATAATGGCTCATCAGTGTGAATGAATAATTCAGTGGTCGCTGGATCAGATTAGAGGAGATGAGATGAGTAGCTGGTTTACGTTTCATTGAGCCGACCAGCGGTTGGACTCTTCTCCATGAGTTCACAGGAAACTTTCTGCTCGCTCCCACTGCTGCATCTCGGTGAAGAAGCCCTCGTAAAGCCCAAAGCCCGGGTCCAGGGTCAGGGGAATGACCTGCGGCTCCTCTTTAATCTCCTCCCACGGCTGCAGCGCGGCGTCCACCGGCTGCTCGCCGAACAGCATGGCTGACTCGTCCAGATGTTGCAGCTGGTGTTGTCCCTGCAGCAGCTGGTCCTGCTGCGGCGGCTGCGACATGCCGACGGTGCCGTCTGTGGCGGCGTCGCTCAGGTCCAGGTAGCTGTAGGACGGGTAGTGGGTCACATCCACGGCGCCGCCCCACCGCCCCGGGCCTGCCGCGTGCTGCCGGCCGTTCATGGATGCCTCCATCTCGCAGCCCAGCGAGCTCAGCGCCGTGTTCAGGTCCAGATCCTCGAAGGTGCTGCAGCCGCCGCCGAGAACGTCATCGAACACGGACCCCAGGTCAAAGTCCCCCTTCAGGATGTCGACTTTGTTGGCCTCCATGGCGAGAAGCGGGGACTCGGTGGAGCGCATCAGCTTGCTGCGGTCGGTGGAGGACAGCTGCTTCCGCTTGGCGCCCGCCTGGTGAGGACAGCTGCCGGGGAAACCCTCCACCAGCTTGCTCTGCCTTGCTGCGGCGCCGCCGCCGCCATAGTGGTTGGCAGACATCCTCCTGCGCTTGAAGATGCCATTGACGAACATGTCGGCGTACTGAGGGTCGATCTGCCAGAAGCCCCCCTTCCCAGGCTCGTCTTTCTGCCTCGGGACTTTCTTGAAACACTTGTTGAGGGACAAGTTGTGACGGATCGAGTTCTGCACCacgaagaacaaaaaaacacatttaacacaAGGAAAGGCAGCCAGGCAGGAACTAAAACGGTCCGTCTGTCAGCAGGCAGCAGCGTGGGCAGCGGGGCAGAGGCTGTTGTTGTTTATAGAGAAGCTAATGTTGCTAATGAGGCTTTCTAGTAACAGGCAGCTGAGAGCGTTTCAGACCTGATCAGCTGCTTAGCTGCCAGCTCTCTCAGGAGCCctcattaacacacacacacacacacatcccctggttacacacacacacacatcccctggtaacacacacacacacatcccctggaacacacacacacatcccctggttacacacacacacacatcccctgGAACAGAAAACGTAGAAGAAGAGATGCAGAGCACCTGTCTGCTCCTTAAAGGTTCTCCACATTTCCTCCCATCCAGGCGACACGTTGggtttttgtttcaacagaaGGAAGTCGgatagtttgtgttttgttttctgcctctTTCCTTCAGCTGGATGAGTTTTACAGTTCTGGTCTGAACTTTGAATAGACCATTCTAACGTAAGCAGTAAATCAGATAACAGAGATAATTCTTGTTTGCATTCTTGAAGAGTTTGTTTATATTATTGAAAAGCCaccattttgaaaaatccttttaaCATTTGACATCCAAATAAAGTATTTAGTTtgtactttattattttaccaaagTCTTACCTGGCAGTTCTCCATGTCCTAAAATTATTGCTTCGAAGTTTAATTTTGAgacataatttgttttatttattgttcatttactgttatttgtaaaaagttttccagttccagttaaACGTTCTTTGGAAATGAAAGTTAATAGATTTTTGTGTCCTTGATTATTCTGCCTTTATCGTTAGATTAgttgaaaatgacaatattatcgtttatcgtgatAATATATCATCCAGTAACATTTGTTATCAGGCCCGTCCCGACCCATAGATCTGATCTAATCCATCCCATAATATCTCTGGCTGTCCTCTGGTTTGTATCTCCGTCCATctgcccacagcatgacgctgccaccaccatgtttcactgtagagaaactgtgtgatttttgtttcactcttAAAAAccgcagatttttttttgttagaaacGAACTTCTCCTGCCTGCAGATCCATTCTCCTGATCTCCTGATCTCCGGATCTCTGCTGCTGCCGTTTCCTCTgatggtttttatttcaagaaCTTAGAAAATCATGTTGATTTTCCATAAACCTGATTTGTTCTGCTTTGAGTTGGTCTGTCTGTTAAACCAGTAAGTGTCTCTTTGCTCTGTGTGATGGTGACACTGGAGTGCCGCGCAGCTCAGTATTGTCAGACTCATGAATTATGgacggaccggaccggaccggaccgggctCGGTTACCTGCCAGCTTGGCTCTGCGTGTCGGTAGTAGCAGAAGTTGTCTGTGATCCAGCTGTAGATGGTGGACAGCGTGACTTTGGGCTGCTTGCTGGCCTGCATGGCCATGCAGATGAGAGAGGCGTAGGAATAGGGCGGCTTGACCTTCGGGTTGCTCCGGTAGTCCACCTCCACCGGCGGGCCCGCCTGGACCGGGAAGCCCGGTGCGGGGAGCGGGGAGAACCGCGGCGGCGGCGCGGCGGTGGTCTGGCTGCCGGAGGTGGCGGGGCTGCCCGGGTACCGCGGCATCCCGGCGGCCGCCGCCGTGTCCCCGGCCGGCGGGCTGGACGGAGAGTCGGTCCCGGTTCTGGGGAAGCCGAGCCGCCTGAGGAGCAGGTGGTGGTGGGAGGAGGGGCACTCCGGGCCGGTACCGGCCAGCCGCTCCGGGTCGGCGCTCAGGATGGAGAAGTTCTGCAGCCAGTGGAGGCTGGTGAGGCTGTCATCCAGGGGGGCAGAACCGGAACCGGCGGCCTGGTCCAGCCACCTCTCCCTGAACCTGTTGGCGCTGTCTGGGCTCGATAGGACGGGCATCCTGCTGTCTGCACGGTCTGGGGCGGCGGCGGGATTTTAGCGCATTTAAAGTTCGGTTCGCCgcttcaaaatgtgaaaaataagcaagaaaaaaaaaacagaaaagttcacGAATAAAAAGAATCACATAAAACAGTTCAGCAAACTGACCGGATCCCTGCAGAAAGACCCGAAACTGGAAAACCTCCCGGTGCCAGAATGGAGAAGATGCTGAGAGGAAACCTGTTGCTGCTgcgcctctcctcctcctcctcctctttctctctcctcctcctcctctctctctctgtttctctctctctctctgtttctctctctctctctggtgaAGGGCGAGCAGCAGCAGAATCCGTGCAGCACCGTAAACTGGCCAGTCGAACCGAACCGGCTTCCCTCATCCAGATTCTTTATGttcaaatattgaaaataatcgAACCTGTCGATTATTTTCGTTAATGATGGTTGCAGCTCCGCTCCCTGACTGATCACTAGCTGAAGTTGAACTAGAGGAGCTTCTGGCCTGAAAcgagctgaactttgacctctggCGCTCATGGCTGCCGGACTGGCGCTAAAATCCGCGCCACGTCCCGCTCAGATCAAACCTTTTCTTCACCTTCAGCGTCTCTgtaattacataaatatataattagaTAAACCGGTGATGTTATGAACTTTTCAGCATGTGAGTCACAATCGTCTAATTGGAAGTGATTGAGCCACAAAATGCAGatatttgatcagttttaatAAGAATGCAGTATTTTGCTAAACATTTCTTGGACAATTATAAACAAAGCATAATTTcctaataaagaaataataaaataaagatgttaTGCTGTCAGATGGCAGCTGATGACAGTTTTCATAATGCAGATCAGATcattaaaaataccaataaaacaaaacaaaacattttactgagCTTTTTAATCTTATAAAacgttttctttaaaattgaaCTGCATTGACTGATATTTTATCATGTTTCATGAAGCTTATTTTGATGGCCCccttttaatatatatatatatatatatatatatacatatatatatatatataactaaaaaatatacatatatttagtTACATAAAAAAGTATAGATGCCCTTGTTCTTTGTACAAACTGTTGTATTCTGTTAAGATAAATGTGTTGTTGAATATTGTTCGACTTTGAATCTTTTCTGAATTGAAGATCAGTTCGGGTAAGTTAATTCAGCTAATTTAACAAATGATTATTCTTCACATATCAGCACAAGAATAGAAACAGCTGGTAA
It includes:
- the LOC102231725 gene encoding forkhead box protein J1-B-like; translated protein: MPVLSSPDSANRFRERWLDQAAGSGSAPLDDSLTSLHWLQNFSILSADPERLAGTGPECPSSHHHLLLRRLGFPRTGTDSPSSPPAGDTAAAAGMPRYPGSPATSGSQTTAAPPPRFSPLPAPGFPVQAGPPVEVDYRSNPKVKPPYSYASLICMAMQASKQPKVTLSTIYSWITDNFCYYRHAEPSWQNSIRHNLSLNKCFKKVPRQKDEPGKGGFWQIDPQYADMFVNGIFKRRRMSANHYGGGGAAARQSKLVEGFPGSCPHQAGAKRKQLSSTDRSKLMRSTESPLLAMEANKVDILKGDFDLGSVFDDVLGGGCSTFEDLDLNTALSSLGCEMEASMNGRQHAAGPGRWGGAVDVTHYPSYSYLDLSDAATDGTVGMSQPPQQDQLLQGQHQLQHLDESAMLFGEQPVDAALQPWEEIKEEPQVIPLTLDPGFGLYEGFFTEMQQWERAESFL